The Alnus glutinosa chromosome 10, dhAlnGlut1.1, whole genome shotgun sequence DNA window tttttaatcGTAACATGACTTATTTTTAATAGGTGGCATTTTTAAAGCGTTTTGATGCTTAAAAACAgcccaaattttataatttgcGAATTAAAATCctgatttgatttaaaagaaCACTGAATTCTCGGTTATTAACCAATGACTATCGTGAAAATTCTCTAAAGCAATTGGTTGGTGCAGAAATGCTCATTGTTACTTGttccttatttttaaaatttagatcaCCCTTTGACCATTTGAATTACGATGCATGAGTTTTTAcccaattatttcaaaattgttCCTTTTGGAATATTATTTTCGATCAATCTTGTAGTATACAATGCATAAATATCgttgtctttttcttcttttttttttttttttttggcgaaTACTATGTTCTGACTGAATCTTCACTGGAGCTATTAACTGAATAATTAACAAACCAAACTCACCGAAATCTAAttttgctttgaaaaaaaaaaaaaatctaatatgtTTTTTTGGGTTGGGAATTGCACGCTCCTATCCCTGGCATATACACCACCCTATGAGATCGAATTCAATTTCTACAACATTTTCCAGGAAATCTTCAAGTGAagtacgttttttttttttttgctattcaATATTGGGAGGGGGGAAAAGAGTTTCAGTGTAGTTTAAATGGCCATTAGATTTCTTGGCATAAttcttttaatagaaaaaaaatggaacatGATACATATCCTTAAAACTATCACTCTATTGATAATATTTTCTCCCTCTAATAGTATAAAATAAATTGGAACGGGGCCATTTATTCAAAAAACTGACGTATGGGTATTGATATAATAGGATGGGACTGTAAAGGCCAGGTGATGCCAGTCAAAAGCCAGACCATATGTATAAGGCAGAAGCCCGTGGGTTAACTAGCAAAATCGTGGCCTTCGGATGCAACCAACGGTCAccattttgaaatttgagaaccTCAGATTTTTTGACAtttaagagcatctccaacagttggagttaaaatagctactcaaaaagtatcaatctctactttaactactgttTTTCTTATATTCTCTCCAACAGATTTACTATTCAACTCTAtacttatatttaaatattatttcccattctttttttttaattatatatatatatatatatatatatatatatatatatatatatatatatatatatatatatatatatattttttttattattcttttcttctcctcatTTTCCCTTCTGTTcgatctctctttcttgttcttcctttctcttttcgtCTGAAacacagtgagagagagatcgagggatTTAGGGAGAGACTCATGAGAGAAGAGCCGGAGATGGAGAGACCCGAGAGGTCGAGACTGATCCAAGAGAGAACTACTGAACTCAACGAACCCAGACAAAACCCATCAACCTGATCCTCCATGAGTCAAGATCCAGTGGCCTAAGACGAGTTTCAGTTGAGCTAGGCGCGGATCCGGCCGAGTCAGAAGTGATTTTCGGTGATTATGAGCAATTTTCAATGACGGGTAAAATaggttgattttggttgatgaATTTTAGTTGAACCCATATGATTTTGAAGCGAAGCTTGAATGTATCTTTCCTGTTTCGGTTATATGTATCATGGCTAAAGCTATATTTAtggttgattttgatgatttaGGTTGGTTGTTCATGGCCGACAGAGAGGGAcggagagggggagagaaaaaatattaataaaaaaagtataaataaaaGAACAGTAAATAGCCGGTGTTGGATATTTTACTGTTTATTGTTTaaggaaaaaagtttaaagaagCTATTACgctggattgaaaaaaaaagaaaaaaaaaaagaaaaaaaaaagaagagaaaagtcaaattttatttttgattaaaaTAGCAACTCTGGAGATGCTCTCCGAATCCTATGAGGATATCCTAACATAAAAGAGAAATGCCATTTTGTGAGAGGAGAGCTTGAGCTTGGAAGAATGGCATCGTATGTGCCTGAGGAAGTGGTGATGAAGATCCTGTCGATGCTGCCTCCAAAATCTCTTACACGATTCAAGTGTGTCTGCAAAAGGTGGAAAGCTCTCATAGGAAACCCTGATTTCCTCTCCAAAAACCTCCTCAATCACTCCATTCTCACCCAAAACCCCAGTCATCCTCTCCGTCTTATCCTCTTCTTTTCCCTAGACAACGTCTTCCCCGGAAAGGAAATATACTCTTTCCGCTCTTACGACTCCCTCCACTGCGCGTCTCAAACACCTCTAAATCTCCCACCAGCACCACCACACGGTCCACTCCTTGACATCGTCGCTTGCTGTAATGGGTTGCTCTGTCTCTGGGACGTAAGCCTAAACGACATCTTTATCTGGAATCCCGCCACGTCAATGACGTCATCAGACCTTAAGGTTCTCCCGGGCGGGCCTTCTCGCCGTTGCTTCAATGATTTTTTGATCCGTGCTGTAGGGTTCGGTTTCGACTCGGGATCCAACGACTTCAAGGTGGTCACAGTTGTAGACGCATATAGGGTCGGATGGTTGGAAGCAGAAATATACAGCCGAAGATCTGGATCTTGGAGATCGCTTGATATGACCGTTAACTCTGAGATGCAATTCGTTTCGCAGGGTTTAGCGTTGGATGGGGGTTTTCTATGGTATAACGTATACCCACACGAAGATTTTGTGAAAGACAGAATAGTTGCTTTTGACTTCAGCGATGAGGAGTTCCGAGTAATGCAGTTTCCGGATGTTCGCCTTTTTTGTGGTTATGGTGAATACAAGCGGACTCTCACGGAGTTAAAGGGATCTGTTGCTATGTTTGTTTTTCCTCCTGATGAATTTCGGAAGAAAAATACGTATTTGGATATATGGGTCATGCTTGAATTTGGTGTTAGGGAGTCGTGGACTAGACTTCTTAGCATTCGACTCCCATTGCATTTGGAAAGACCATTGGGGTTTTGGAAGAACGGGGAGCTGTTCATTGAGAATAGCGAGAGGCAACTGGTCTTGTATGATCTTTTGGCACAAACAGAGAGGAATCTTCAGTTTGAAGGGTATGGGGGAACGTTAAAAGTTGTAGATTGCAATTTTGTTCAGTTTGAAGGTATGACTCCATGCCCTTAGCTAGTTTAATTCATGTTTctgtcctcttttttttttttttttttggaaataagAATGTTTGGTCCTAAATTTGGCTGCTCACGTTAATCTTCCTTCCTTCCTCTCCAGCTCCCATTTTAGCTTATCTTTCTTCTGTCATCGGGGATAGTAGGAATTAAGAAGAGTTCTGGGCGGGTAGGTTTGATGCTAGCTTTGTTGCCTTGGCATTTACTGATTAAAGACATCCTCGCAAAGGCGCCATCTTTCTTCAGTAAAAACGTGACTTTCATAGGCCTCTAGGTCTTTTAATGGTGCTCTGCTTGAAAATACAATAATTGAGTTTTTGAGACTCCGTTTTGTTAACAACAGGTACTGTTTCTGCCTTCACGGGTAAGGATTATCTGTGCTATGAGTTTCTCTTCCTCGATAGAGAATCTCTTGTGCACCAAAATCTTTGTTAATAAGAGTCTTAGGATTGGATAGATTGTAGAGATAGGAACTCCTATATGTAGGGCGGGCTTTCAAGACAGAGATGCATTATTATGTAAATTTGCTTTCTTGAGATCCATTTTGTTGAGTGAAGCTAGTTTGATACGGATCAATTAGCATCATTTCCAAAGCCAGGGCACCAGAATACCACAACCGGCCATGTTATGACCGGCATCACTGGAAAATGGAGAAATCATgcaggaaaaataaaatcaaagcttATGGTTGAATCATCAGATGAGCCTGTTGTGATTGATTGGAGATTAATTTGAgattaatttgagaatttaaatAATTGCCACTTCGTGTAGCTGCTGAATTGAATGCATGTGTTTGACAGTTTGACTGAAAGAGTAGTTGATTGCTTTTAGACTTTTATTAGGTAAAATGAGTGATATATTTCATCGATGCAGACCAATTCCAAGAGACCCAGGATTTTAATTGCCACCCATCTGGTTTTGACATCAATGTTAAGCTCAGCAGCTTGCCCCAAGATGTTCTTTCACTTCCTTGATACTGGAAACGTTATACACTCAAGCATATTGTTAAGAAGATAGAGTCACATTTGTTCTTCGGTGTTTTCCTAAATGTCCACCAACGCCCATTTGGATCATTGATTGGTTGACAACGAGTTTACAAGATGGGTCTGATTTGAAACTTTTCTGTTTGTTGTGCAGCGTAATTGGTTAGCGTTTACTTAATGGGCTGCTCATGTTTTTGACTACATTCTAAGCAACCACATAAAGAATGGTTTTGGGAGCTTGTCCGAGTGGACAACCTTGATGTATGAACATGTTTTATAATGACTTAGTAACTTGATGTGTATTATAGTCATCTAAACCATTTACATGGATATGGTTATAGGAATAGGGAGTGGTGTCATACCTACCTCGTCATGTTCATGTCGTTATAGTTCTTAGTTCTTCTTCTCTACGATTTTTGATCACTGATCTTTGATCTTTCGATTCTTTTCTCACCCTTAATGAGTACTGGCTTcatctttctctgtttctctacAGATTTGGAGATTTAGTGATTTTTGAAGCAGAATGATCAAATCACAGTTAGGTCTGTcgttcttctttaatttttgttatgaaCTGATATAACTTTTGGTTTTGAGAAGTGGGTTTCGGTGAAATGGATATTTTCATGTTCTATCgtatactttttttctttctaaaatttggtttttcaatttcttttcatACTCTAATTCTTCTTACTGAGATGTTTGGTTAccgagaaaatagaaaaatattaggTTTTCTAGCATATGATGATAGGTACTTTCTGATGAGATGAATGAACAATGGAAGAATGTGAAAATGGAAGGGAAATTGTATCGATAATGAATTTCAATTAATGGTGGGAGACAAACTccaagtgaatccaattaaagctggaatcaaaccacaagacaaaagtctatatcaATTCTCCATTCTTCTCATGAACAATCAAATAGCCTTGTTAGTTTCAGTTAAAAAGAGGATTGTTTTGGGAACGTACCAAACTTTCATATCTCAGGTACTTGAATGAATGGTGAAAAATTGTGGAAGAGGAATgcttttttatgaatatattgAGCCAATTTTCGGCAGATTGATTGCTGAGAGAACTGATATAATAAGATAAATTGGGTTATTTTCATGAAAATGAGTCTTTAATTTGACTGGGAAAATGACTGCAAAATGTAGATAATTCTTTGAGAACCGGAGAATGGGGATGTAGGGCTCAATTTTGCAAGATGTTTTTCAAGAATTTCCTTGCTAACTGACATCTTGGGTGgattttaattgatacttcaaaatttTTAGTTAATTCATTTTAAGTTAATggttataaattcattttagttttcattattGTTAATTCATTTTggttatttattcatttaactaattctcattttttttcttctattgtaGTTATTAATAATTGAGAAGAGAGTTGCAGAAAGCCATAAACCAGACCATACTTGGATATGTTTAATATGTTTGTGAACTTTTgattatgaacttttttaatatgttgaaactttttaaatatatttatggacttttggttatgaacttttttaatatgtaatatgtttattaatttttgggtttttaatatgtaattatgTATGGATGTGGAGTTTTCGAGTTCAAATCTGCAGTTAGTGGGCATAATGTTTGTGTCTCAGGATggcacaaaaaataaattttctctttGTTATAGTAATTGAAATTTCTTGATTGAatggcctcgtttggtttgcgaatTAGACTCATAAAAAGAAATAACTATTAACacggaataactattcatttgtttggttgtatattatttataggaatagctattccgtggaaataactattcccttacgaagaggaatagttatttcttaaggaataaaatgagtttttcaataaacacattaatttttttatttgtttttctttaaaccttaatatattaaaaaaagaaaacataaaatccCTGACAAAGAATTTTGTCCACCAAATTGAAAACCTaagaaaaaaagagatgaagaagATGGTCTCTAGGAAAATTGAGTTGCAGTAGCAGAAGAAGTGTGGTGATGGTAAAAAAGTGAAGGACGTGAAAAGTAAGAGATTCTTGTTCCCGGTGGCATTTCCTATTGTtcaaatttgtttctttttaattgtaATCGATCGGTCCTTGATAATTGATATTGTAAATAGTGAGCAACATCTTTGCTTTCTATTGAtgaacaaatttatttttttaaaatgaatgaaATTTCTGTTTTCTATATTGATTCTTATGTAATAAATTTGACTAATTTCGAGAaggatggatttttttttttttaatcaaaaatatatatataattagtgtagttttttatatataattgggtattttagtaattttgttaCAATTCCATTAAAAGCATATATGCTATGACCAAACTAAGGAatatgaataactatttcattcaacgttcttttattttcagtaatagttattcatttttttaatagaatggTCATTCTGCGTACCAAACGAGCCCTTAGGtctaaaaccttaaaaaaaaagaaaaaaaaaggttaaaacgTTTAAATAAAGCCCAAAAAAGTAGGTCCAAT harbors:
- the LOC133880751 gene encoding F-box/kelch-repeat protein At3g23880-like isoform X5, yielding MASYVPEEVVMKILSMLPPKSLTRFKCVCKRWKALIGNPDFLSKNLLNHSILTQNPSHPLRLILFFSLDNVFPGKEIYSFRSYDSLHCASQTPLNLPPAPPHGPLLDIVACCNGLLCLWDVSLNDIFIWNPATSMTSSDLKVLPGGPSRRCFNDFLIRAVGFGFDSGSNDFKVVTVVDAYRVGWLEAEIYSRRSGSWRSLDMTVNSEMQFVSQGLALDGGFLWYNVYPHEDFVKDRIVAFDFSDEEFRVMQFPDVRLFCGYGEYKRTLTELKGSVAMFVFPPDEFRKKNTYLDIWVMLEFGVRESWTRLLSIRLPLHLERPLGFWKNGELFIENSERQLVLYDLLAQTERNLQFEGYGGTLKVVDCNFVQFEVINN
- the LOC133880751 gene encoding F-box/kelch-repeat protein At3g23880-like isoform X1 → MASYVPEEVVMKILSMLPPKSLTRFKCVCKRWKALIGNPDFLSKNLLNHSILTQNPSHPLRLILFFSLDNVFPGKEIYSFRSYDSLHCASQTPLNLPPAPPHGPLLDIVACCNGLLCLWDVSLNDIFIWNPATSMTSSDLKVLPGGPSRRCFNDFLIRAVGFGFDSGSNDFKVVTVVDAYRVGWLEAEIYSRRSGSWRSLDMTVNSEMQFVSQGLALDGGFLWYNVYPHEDFVKDRIVAFDFSDEEFRVMQFPDVRLFCGYGEYKRTLTELKGSVAMFVFPPDEFRKKNTYLDIWVMLEFGVRESWTRLLSIRLPLHLERPLGFWKNGELFIENSERQLVLYDLLAQTERNLQFEGYGGTLKVVDCNFVQFEDQFQETQDFNCHPSGFDINVKLSSLPQDVLSLP
- the LOC133880751 gene encoding F-box/kelch-repeat protein At3g23880-like isoform X2 — protein: MASYVPEEVVMKILSMLPPKSLTRFKCVCKRWKALIGNPDFLSKNLLNHSILTQNPSHPLRLILFFSLDNVFPGKEIYSFRSYDSLHCASQTPLNLPPAPPHGPLLDIVACCNGLLCLWDVSLNDIFIWNPATSMTSSDLKVLPGGPSRRCFNDFLIRAVGFGFDSGSNDFKVVTVVDAYRVGWLEAEIYSRRSGSWRSLDMTVNSEMQFVSQGLALDGGFLWYNVYPHEDFVKDRIVAFDFSDEEFRVMQFPDVRLFCGYGEYKRTLTELKGSVAMFVFPPDEFRKKNTYLDIWVMLEFGVRESWTRLLSIRLPLHLERPLGFWKNGELFIENSERQLVLYDLLAQTERNLQFEGYGGTLKVVDCNFVQFEGKMSDIFHRCRPIPRDPGF
- the LOC133880751 gene encoding F-box/kelch-repeat protein At3g23880-like isoform X3, whose amino-acid sequence is MASYVPEEVVMKILSMLPPKSLTRFKCVCKRWKALIGNPDFLSKNLLNHSILTQNPSHPLRLILFFSLDNVFPGKEIYSFRSYDSLHCASQTPLNLPPAPPHGPLLDIVACCNGLLCLWDVSLNDIFIWNPATSMTSSDLKVLPGGPSRRCFNDFLIRAVGFGFDSGSNDFKVVTVVDAYRVGWLEAEIYSRRSGSWRSLDMTVNSEMQFVSQGLALDGGFLWYNVYPHEDFVKDRIVAFDFSDEEFRVMQFPDVRLFCGYGEYKRTLTELKGSVAMFVFPPDEFRKKNTYLDIWVMLEFGVRESWTRLLSIRLPLHLERPLGFWKNGELFIENSERQLVLYDLLAQTERNLQFEGYGGTLKVVDCNFVQFEAPILAYLSSVIGDSRN
- the LOC133880751 gene encoding F-box/kelch-repeat protein At3g23880-like isoform X4 — encoded protein: MASYVPEEVVMKILSMLPPKSLTRFKCVCKRWKALIGNPDFLSKNLLNHSILTQNPSHPLRLILFFSLDNVFPGKEIYSFRSYDSLHCASQTPLNLPPAPPHGPLLDIVACCNGLLCLWDVSLNDIFIWNPATSMTSSDLKVLPGGPSRRCFNDFLIRAVGFGFDSGSNDFKVVTVVDAYRVGWLEAEIYSRRSGSWRSLDMTVNSEMQFVSQGLALDGGFLWYNVYPHEDFVKDRIVAFDFSDEEFRVMQFPDVRLFCGYGEYKRTLTELKGSVAMFVFPPDEFRKKNTYLDIWVMLEFGVRESWTRLLSIRLPLHLERPLGFWKNGELFIENSERQLVLYDLLAQTERNLQFEGYGGTLKVVDCNFVQFEDLEI